From one Notolabrus celidotus isolate fNotCel1 chromosome 24, fNotCel1.pri, whole genome shotgun sequence genomic stretch:
- the alg11 gene encoding GDP-Man:Man(3)GlcNAc(2)-PP-Dol alpha-1,2-mannosyltransferase, which yields MSAHDQLVLCLCELTRLLWKLLLPLLFLCVLLIAVLVLLVVAVRLWLQNSRNARRARDGRPTVAFFHPYCNAGGGGERVLWCAIRALQNRYVDVNFVVYTGDLGVTGQQILDGARRRFNIVLPRPVQFVFLRHRLLVEPGLFPHFTLLGQSVGSIFLGWEALTEFVPDLYIDSMGYAFTLPLFRYLGGCSVGSYVHYPTVSTDMLSVVRERNPRFNNTDYVTNNLFLSAFKVVYYCLFALLYGMAGSCSDLIMVNSSWTLDHILSLWRAPNRTSVVYPPCDVSAFLDIPLEEDGDRKCHSIVSIGQFRPEKDHRLQIRAFKKVLDRRRDREALKLVLIGGCRNQEDEDRVLMLRGLCQELRVADRVEFKLNVPFDELKREMGEATIGLHTMWNEHFGIGIVECMAAGKVILAHKSGGPKLDIVVPFEGGQTGFLADDEDGYAEAIERILTLPSETRLQIRRNARQSVARFSDQEFEVWFCAAMESLMATLER from the exons ATGTCGGCGCACGATCAGCTGgtgctctgtttgtgtgaattAACGAG GTTGCTGTGGAAGctgctcctccctctcctgtttCTATGCGTGCTCCTCATTGCTGTCCTGGTCCTGCTGGTGGTCGCTGTCCGCCTCTGGCTTCAGAACAGCAGGAACGCTCGGCGGGCGAGGGACGGACGCCCGACTGTTGCCTTCTTCCACCCTTACTGTAACGCAGGGGGCGGGGGAGAGAGGGTGCTGTGGTGTGCTATCCGGGCTCTGCAGAACAG GTACGTGGATGTTAACTTTGTGGTGTACACGGGGGACCTGGGTGTGACAGGTCAGCAGATTCTGGACGGAGCTCGTCGCCGTTTCAACATCGTCCTCCCCCGGCCCGTTCAGTTCGTGTTCCTGAGGCACCGCCTCCTGGTGGAGCCCGGTCTGTTTCCTCACTTCACCCTGCTGGGGCAGAGCGTGGGCTCCATCTTCCTGGGATGGGAGGCTCTGACAGAGTTCGTCCCGGACCTTTACATCGACTCCATGGGCTACGCGTTCACGCTGCCCCTCTTCCGATACTTAGGAGGCTGCAGCGTGGGGAGTTACGTGCACTACCCCACCGTCAGCACTGACATGCTGTCTGTGGTGAGAGAGAGGAACCCCAG GTTCAACAACACCGACTACGTCACCAACAACCTCTTCCTGAGCGCCTTCAAAGTGGTCTACTACTGCCTCTTCGCTCTGCTCTACGGCATGGCCGGCTCTTGCAGCGACCTCATCATGGTCAACTCCTCCTGGACCCTGGACCACATCCTGTCGCTGTGGCGCGCTCCAAACCGCACCAGCGTGGTTTACCCGCCCTGCGATGTGAGCGCCTTCCTGGACATCCCGCTGGAGGAGGACGGGGACAGGAAGTGCCACTCCATCGTCTCCATCGGGCAGTTCAGGCCGGAGAAGGATCACCGGCTCCAGATCAGAGCGTTCAAGAAGGTGCTGGACCGCAGGAGGGACAGGGAGGCGCTGAAGCTGGTTCTGATTGGCGGATGCAGGAATCAGGAGGATGAGGACCGGGTGCTGATGCTGAGGGGGCTGTGCCAGGAGCTGAGGGTGGCGGACAGAGTGGAGTTTAAATTGAATGTTCCGTTTGacgagctgaagagagaaatgggGGAAGCTACTATCGGGCTGCACACCATGTGGAACGAACACTTCGGGATCG GGATCGTGGAGTGTATGGCAGCAGGGAAAGTCATCCTGGCGCACAAATCAGGCGGCCCCAAGCTGGACATCGTGGTCCCCTTTGAGGGCGGACAAACAGGCTTCCTTGCTGATGACGAGGACGGTTACGCGGAGGCCATAGAGAGGATCCTGACTCTGCCGTCTGAAACCCGTCTGCAGATCAGACGCAATGCACGCCAGTCTGTCGCTCGTTTCTCTGATCAGGAGTTCGAGGTGTGGTTCTGCGCTGCGATGGAGTCTCTGATGGCGACACTTGAACGATga